In a single window of the Campylobacter iguaniorum genome:
- the hpf gene encoding ribosome hibernation-promoting factor, HPF/YfiA family has translation MNTSIVGKQFELTESIKNYVDSAFETLSKYNLDIISGRAIISADEKQGKKGFDVDFAINLAHKDTIVIRQKDKDLYAAIDLAVERASKVLRRHHDKLTTHKNKDDEKASLNQVSEELVEGVDEVIPTELELYKPLEIEEAIEKLKASGAQFYVFNDIDAKMRVIYKRNDGKFGLY, from the coding sequence ATGAATACAAGTATTGTAGGAAAACAATTTGAGCTAACAGAATCTATCAAAAATTACGTTGATAGTGCGTTTGAAACTCTATCAAAATACAATCTTGACATTATCTCAGGAAGAGCTATCATATCAGCAGATGAAAAACAAGGCAAAAAAGGCTTTGATGTGGATTTTGCTATAAATTTAGCACACAAAGATACTATCGTAATCAGACAAAAAGACAAAGATCTCTACGCTGCAATTGACCTTGCAGTTGAGCGTGCGAGCAAAGTTTTACGCCGTCACCATGACAAACTCACAACTCACAAAAACAAAGATGATGAAAAAGCAAGTCTAAATCAAGTCAGTGAAGAGCTAGTCGAGGGCGTCGATGAAGTCATTCCAACCGAGCTTGAACTATACAAACCATTAGAAATTGAAGAGGCTATAGAAAAACTAAAAGCTTCAGGGGCGCAATTTTACGTATTTAACGATATAGATGCAAAAATGCGTGTAATCTATAAAAGAAACGACGGCAAATTCGGACTTTATTAA
- a CDS encoding MacB family efflux pump subunit: protein MIELKNIKKSFAIGGVQSEVLKGINLTIDKGEFVAIIGQSGSGKSTLMNILGCLDTPTSGTYLLENQDISKFDRDGLSALRLKKFGFIFQRYNLLSSNDSKSNVALPGVYAGVSKAKRLEIAKELLDKLGLKEKCDAYPNHLSGGQQQRVSIARALMNGGEILLCDEPTGALDSASGVMVMEILRDLHKDGHTIIVVTHDKEIAAWANRVIEIKDGNIINDTKKSAQIYEYKEPKNTKKSKFNSIKDRFFESFAMSVGAIKAHKLRSFLTMLGIIIGIASVICVVALAKGSQEKILADINNMGTNTISLYPGKGFGDRNSNKVKSLTIDDSNFLEQLDFVDYSTPRMNTSGLLTYANKSLDASLRGGSQNSLSISNVKISSGRDFVAEDIYLSKSNIIIDQFVKKEFFKDVDPIGKVILFNRQPFTIIGVANREDTSFSGDSLTVFAPYTTTMNKLTGDRNIRSIAVKLKDGVNAQVAEQSIIEVMQVRRGAKDFFTRNTDTIMQTVQSTMNTMSLLISGIALISLMVGGIGVMNIMLVSVFERTKEIGIRMAIGAKSNDIMLQFLIEAILLCAIGGVVGVGLAYAIGYLVNLAGAGFTMIFSTASIVIAIGVSSLIGIIFGYIPARNASRLNPIDALLRE from the coding sequence ATGATAGAGCTTAAAAATATCAAAAAAAGCTTTGCAATCGGTGGGGTGCAAAGTGAGGTTTTAAAGGGTATAAATTTAACCATTGATAAAGGCGAGTTTGTAGCTATCATAGGACAATCAGGTAGTGGAAAATCCACGCTTATGAATATTCTTGGCTGTCTTGATACCCCGACATCTGGAACGTATTTGCTAGAAAATCAAGATATAAGTAAATTTGATAGAGACGGATTGTCTGCTTTGCGGCTTAAAAAATTTGGATTTATCTTCCAAAGATACAATCTACTTAGCTCAAACGATAGCAAAAGCAACGTGGCTTTGCCTGGAGTTTATGCTGGCGTAAGCAAAGCAAAAAGGCTTGAAATAGCAAAAGAGCTACTCGATAAGCTTGGGTTAAAAGAAAAATGCGACGCTTACCCAAATCATCTAAGTGGCGGTCAGCAGCAGCGAGTTAGCATCGCAAGAGCACTTATGAATGGTGGCGAGATTTTGCTTTGCGATGAGCCAACTGGAGCTTTGGATAGTGCTAGTGGCGTTATGGTTATGGAGATTTTGCGTGATTTACATAAAGACGGCCATACTATCATAGTAGTCACTCATGATAAAGAAATAGCGGCTTGGGCAAATAGAGTTATTGAGATAAAAGACGGAAATATCATAAACGATACCAAAAAATCAGCTCAAATTTATGAGTACAAAGAGCCAAAAAATACTAAAAAGAGTAAATTTAACAGCATAAAAGATCGGTTTTTTGAGAGTTTTGCAATGTCAGTTGGTGCTATAAAAGCTCATAAGTTACGCTCATTTCTTACTATGCTTGGTATTATCATCGGCATAGCTTCAGTGATATGCGTGGTAGCTCTTGCAAAAGGTAGTCAAGAAAAAATCCTAGCAGATATAAATAATATGGGCACAAACACCATAAGCTTGTATCCTGGAAAGGGCTTTGGCGATAGGAACTCAAACAAGGTCAAAAGCCTAACCATAGATGATTCAAATTTCTTAGAGCAGCTTGATTTTGTGGATTATTCTACTCCTAGAATGAACACAAGCGGACTTCTAACGTATGCTAATAAAAGCCTAGATGCAAGCCTTAGAGGTGGTAGTCAAAACTCGCTTTCTATCTCAAATGTAAAGATAAGCAGCGGTAGAGATTTTGTAGCTGAAGATATTTATCTCTCAAAATCAAACATTATCATAGATCAATTTGTCAAAAAAGAGTTTTTCAAGGACGTTGATCCAATTGGCAAGGTTATACTTTTTAACCGTCAGCCTTTTACTATAATAGGCGTAGCAAATAGAGAAGATACATCATTTAGCGGTGATAGTTTGACTGTGTTTGCACCATATACGACAACGATGAATAAGCTAACTGGCGATAGAAATATAAGATCCATAGCAGTCAAATTAAAAGATGGCGTAAACGCTCAAGTGGCCGAGCAAAGCATAATCGAAGTCATGCAAGTAAGGCGTGGAGCAAAGGATTTTTTCACTAGAAACACTGATACGATAATGCAAACAGTCCAAAGCACTATGAATACAATGAGTCTTTTGATATCTGGAATCGCACTTATATCGCTTATGGTAGGTGGAATTGGTGTAATGAATATCATGCTTGTAAGCGTATTTGAGCGGACAAAAGAGATAGGCATCAGAATGGCAATCGGCGCTAAATCAAACGACATAATGCTTCAGTTTTTGATAGAGGCGATTTTACTTTGTGCTATTGGCGGCGTTGTGGGAGTAGGGCTGGCGTATGCGATAGGATATTTGGTGAATTTAGCTGGGGCTGGATTTACTATGATATTTAGCACGGCTTCAATCGTGATTGCTATTGGAGTTTCTAGTTTGATAGGAATTATTTTTGGTTATATACCAGCAAGAAACGCATCAAGACTAAATCCTATAGATGCACTTTTAAGGGAGTAA
- a CDS encoding TolC family protein, whose protein sequence is MKNILVILLGFLFAGCAAKSLNYEVKEVSFYEPVWYIDFNQSTLNSLVKTALKNNEDVNVAALNLRQALLKAGVAKDDLFPTAQAGAKATTQRDISTSNDWKNGFSSNFSLSYELDIFGKILDNYDARLWDAKTSELDLQNLKLTIVNSVVDTYFNILYVNDVVRNLELNLENLKSLDELVRLKYELGKEEILSVRQSKQNILNVQNQLLSQKRAQESNYEILKNLTRSEILLDKFSLEAVQTTDIGLEIKFEELGKRPDINAAISKLNSSFYDYKISEKNLYPSVSLGASLSDSASKFSDSFGFNILGGNLNINLPFLDYSRLKKQINISELEFRKNVLGYEKTLSNAANEVIKYVGFYDIDKKRYLNFEQIKEHNQKIVEIYENKYDFGRVELKDLLEAKNALISAQNSLLNQKYLLLNDELNYYKSIAK, encoded by the coding sequence TTGAAAAATATATTGGTTATTTTACTTGGATTTTTATTTGCCGGGTGCGCTGCAAAGAGTTTGAATTATGAAGTAAAAGAAGTTAGCTTTTATGAGCCAGTTTGGTATATAGATTTTAACCAAAGCACTCTAAATTCGCTTGTCAAAACGGCTCTAAAAAATAATGAAGATGTAAATGTAGCAGCTCTTAACCTAAGGCAAGCTCTTTTAAAAGCTGGAGTAGCAAAAGATGATCTTTTCCCGACTGCCCAAGCTGGAGCAAAGGCGACAACCCAAAGAGATATTTCTACATCAAATGATTGGAAAAATGGCTTTTCTAGTAACTTTTCTTTGAGTTATGAGCTTGATATTTTTGGTAAAATTTTAGACAATTATGATGCAAGGCTTTGGGACGCAAAAACAAGTGAGCTAGACTTGCAAAATCTAAAGCTAACTATCGTAAATTCAGTCGTTGATACGTATTTTAATATACTTTATGTAAATGACGTGGTGCGAAATTTGGAGCTGAATTTAGAAAATCTAAAATCCCTTGATGAACTCGTGAGATTAAAATATGAGCTTGGCAAGGAGGAGATTTTGAGTGTGCGACAAAGCAAGCAAAATATCTTAAACGTGCAAAACCAGCTTTTAAGCCAAAAAAGAGCCCAAGAGAGCAACTATGAGATTTTAAAAAATCTAACAAGAAGCGAGATTTTGCTTGATAAATTTAGTCTTGAGGCGGTGCAAACTACAGATATCGGGCTTGAGATTAAATTTGAAGAGCTTGGCAAAAGACCAGATATAAACGCTGCGATTTCTAAGCTTAATTCTAGTTTTTATGATTATAAAATAAGCGAAAAAAATCTCTATCCAAGCGTGAGTTTAGGGGCTAGTTTGAGCGATTCGGCGAGCAAATTTAGTGATAGTTTTGGATTTAATATACTTGGTGGAAACTTAAATATAAACTTGCCATTTTTGGATTATTCAAGGCTAAAAAAACAGATAAATATCTCAGAACTTGAGTTTAGAAAAAATGTTTTAGGCTATGAAAAAACACTAAGCAATGCAGCAAATGAAGTCATAAAATACGTTGGTTTTTATGATATTGACAAAAAAAGATATCTAAATTTTGAGCAAATAAAAGAGCATAATCAAAAAATCGTGGAGATTTATGAGAATAAATATGATTTTGGTAGGGTGGAGTTAAAGGATTTGCTTGAAGCTAAAAACGCTTTAATCTCAGCTCAAAACTCACTTTTAAATCAAAAATATCTACTTTTAAACGATGAGCTAAACTATTATAAATCAATAGCTAAATAG
- a CDS encoding response regulator transcription factor, with amino-acid sequence MINILMIEDDLELAEILTEYLEQFDIKVTTCDDPYIGLSTLNTSKFDLTILDLTLPGIDGLEVCKEIRKRHSIPIIISSARHDLSDKVNAFEFGADDYLPKPYNPQELLARIKSHLRRRSITEEETKSIKKDLVCDDFKHIITLEGVPLNLTVAEYDILSYLIKKEGGAISREELIYNCDSINEDSTNKSIDVIIGRIRAKLGENPKDPKYIHAIRGVGYKLEQ; translated from the coding sequence ATGATAAATATTTTAATGATAGAAGATGATTTAGAGCTTGCTGAGATACTCACTGAATACCTTGAGCAATTTGATATAAAAGTAACAACCTGCGATGACCCATATATCGGACTTTCTACGCTAAATACAAGCAAATTTGACCTAACCATACTTGATCTTACTTTACCAGGAATTGACGGGCTTGAAGTTTGCAAAGAGATCAGAAAAAGACACAGCATACCTATCATAATCTCAAGCGCAAGACACGATCTAAGCGACAAAGTAAATGCCTTTGAGTTTGGCGCTGATGATTATTTGCCAAAGCCATATAATCCCCAAGAGCTTCTAGCCCGCATAAAAAGCCACTTAAGAAGACGTAGCATAACCGAAGAAGAGACAAAATCAATCAAAAAAGATCTAGTTTGTGATGATTTTAAGCATATCATTACCCTAGAGGGCGTCCCATTAAATTTAACAGTCGCAGAGTATGACATACTAAGCTATCTAATCAAAAAAGAAGGCGGAGCCATAAGCAGAGAAGAGCTGATATACAACTGCGATTCTATCAATGAAGACAGCACAAACAAAAGCATCGACGTCATCATAGGACGCATTAGAGCCAAGCTTGGCGAAAATCCAAAAGATCCAAAATACATTCACGCTATAAGAGGCGTAGGATACAAGCTAGAGCAATGA
- a CDS encoding type II secretion system protein has translation MKKAFTLIELVIVITILAILSSIGTDIFDRVYMNYVQTRSLQKLELETGILIEQIAKRLENRIKPTLAVSTYNGSNKNTGHKTLADAGNIDWKDNKTEITWFNQMYETQRYNETNNRNIGWSGFINLESIKANGDTLTITTPGSHLQTVLKEKYGKNNTPVLIFKGNDTDIADYYKVYDNYSSKYAHKINIISDETFTIDVRGKKPVKIYEQYWLAAYIIGFRFVATDPTTKLKTLNYIEFPFSSEGGGTLMSKNVSSLNFKSTADNGVIVKLCLADPNFNLTPDEKDTNKKRYLEVCKTKVVL, from the coding sequence ATGAAAAAAGCATTTACACTCATCGAGCTAGTCATCGTCATAACCATACTTGCTATTTTATCATCTATCGGCACTGATATTTTCGATAGAGTTTATATGAACTACGTCCAAACAAGAAGCCTACAAAAACTAGAGCTAGAAACTGGAATTTTAATAGAACAAATCGCAAAAAGACTAGAAAACCGTATCAAACCTACGCTTGCAGTATCTACTTATAATGGGTCAAACAAAAATACAGGTCATAAAACGCTTGCAGATGCTGGAAATATAGACTGGAAAGACAATAAAACCGAAATAACGTGGTTTAACCAAATGTATGAAACACAAAGATATAACGAGACCAATAATAGAAATATAGGCTGGAGTGGGTTTATAAATTTAGAAAGCATAAAAGCCAATGGAGATACTTTAACCATAACAACGCCAGGAAGTCATCTTCAAACAGTTCTCAAAGAAAAATATGGTAAAAACAATACTCCAGTATTGATATTTAAAGGCAATGATACAGATATCGCAGATTATTACAAAGTATATGATAATTATAGTAGTAAATACGCTCATAAAATAAACATAATCTCAGATGAGACATTTACAATAGATGTGAGAGGAAAAAAGCCAGTAAAAATTTACGAACAATACTGGCTCGCAGCTTATATTATTGGATTTAGGTTTGTAGCAACAGATCCAACAACAAAATTAAAAACGCTTAATTATATAGAATTTCCTTTTAGCAGCGAAGGCGGCGGAACGCTAATGAGTAAAAACGTAAGCTCACTAAATTTCAAAAGCACAGCAGATAATGGAGTGATAGTAAAGCTCTGTTTAGCCGATCCAAATTTTAATCTAACGCCAGATGAAAAAGACACAAATAAAAAACGTTATCTTGAAGTATGCAAAACAAAGGTTGTTTTATGA
- a CDS encoding efflux RND transporter periplasmic adaptor subunit, with the protein MKKIGILVVVLALIGGFWYYNQSQKPKNEYITTQVKKGNLTQSVEAVGEVFALNLVDVGAQVGGQIQELFVKVGDGVKKGDRIAQIDSVKQKNTLDQQMAALEILNAKLNSAKIASNIAKTQYERELELGAKNATSKENIENFKNTLSAKNASLKEIEAQIKQTKIEINTARTNLGYTDIRSPLDGVVVSVPVEVGQTINVNQTTPTIVNIADLSKMEIKMQVSEGDVPNIKVGDRVEYSILSNINKKFTGTLSSIDPGLTTLSDGKYKTTSSSSSSSSSSSSSAVYYYAKFQVDNPENMLRIGMTTQNKIIIKEIKDALILPTLAIKNDEKGSYVLVKNGDAVQKVRVEAGISNSVNTQIISGLKEGDTIITSQLDAKELEAILNKKPNMRMR; encoded by the coding sequence ATGAAAAAAATAGGAATTTTAGTCGTAGTTTTGGCATTGATCGGTGGTTTTTGGTACTATAATCAGTCACAAAAGCCTAAAAATGAGTACATAACAACTCAGGTTAAAAAAGGCAATCTGACTCAAAGCGTGGAAGCTGTGGGCGAGGTTTTTGCTCTAAATTTAGTAGATGTCGGTGCGCAAGTAGGCGGACAGATACAAGAACTTTTTGTCAAGGTCGGAGATGGGGTCAAAAAAGGCGATAGAATAGCCCAAATCGACTCAGTAAAACAAAAAAATACTCTAGATCAGCAAATGGCAGCACTTGAAATACTAAATGCTAAGCTAAACTCAGCGAAAATCGCTTCAAATATAGCTAAAACTCAGTATGAAAGAGAGCTTGAACTGGGCGCTAAAAACGCAACTTCAAAAGAAAATATAGAAAATTTCAAAAATACATTGAGCGCTAAAAATGCAAGCCTAAAAGAGATAGAAGCTCAAATCAAACAAACCAAAATAGAGATAAACACAGCTAGGACAAATTTAGGCTACACAGACATCAGATCTCCACTTGATGGTGTCGTAGTCTCCGTGCCTGTCGAGGTCGGTCAGACGATAAATGTCAATCAAACAACTCCAACAATCGTAAATATAGCCGACCTTAGTAAAATGGAGATAAAAATGCAAGTCAGCGAAGGCGACGTGCCAAATATAAAAGTAGGCGACAGGGTCGAATATAGCATTTTATCAAATATAAATAAAAAATTCACAGGAACTCTAAGCTCAATTGATCCAGGCCTTACAACGCTAAGTGATGGCAAATACAAAACAACTTCAAGTAGCTCATCAAGCAGCTCAAGCTCAAGCAGTTCGGCGGTTTATTATTACGCTAAATTTCAAGTAGACAACCCTGAAAATATGCTAAGAATCGGTATGACAACACAAAACAAAATCATCATAAAAGAGATAAAAGACGCGCTCATACTTCCAACTCTTGCTATAAAAAATGATGAAAAAGGAAGCTATGTATTAGTCAAAAATGGTGACGCTGTCCAAAAAGTAAGAGTCGAAGCAGGTATCAGCAACAGCGTAAATACGCAGATAATCTCAGGGCTTAAAGAGGGTGATACTATCATCACATCTCAACTAGACGCTAAAGAGCTTGAAGCGATACTAAATAAAAAACCAAATATGAGAATGAGATGA
- a CDS encoding M20/M25/M40 family metallo-hydrolase, whose amino-acid sequence MKVFEYFEQICKIPHCSFETDELREYLVWFAKEHKFEVATDEFGNIHAIKGEPKICLQAHYDMVCVGLAPNLELVNDGEFLSAKGSSLGSDNGIGVAIIMEMMSKFDNLEVLITNNEEVGLLGANGFNGTLKSKNILNLDSEDENGVFIGCASGVSIFASINLSKNEQICQVYEVEVSGLQGGHSGIEIIKNIPNAIKILAKFLAQNSCELVSLSGGERNNSIPVNAKAVVAGVNLSSNEMVKVKSLGEQKVKTLANSKQILAFINAFSQGVRSYDESVGVVLDSINLSIIKQDNDALEIEFFARSMSDEGREELKFQTLNLASLAGFGVRFEEETQAWKPVVSEFAKDILGEMKKINKDAKMVAVHAGLECGVLINRAKNSLQACSIGPNIYSPHSINEKCEIKSVEKISKVVENILKKYS is encoded by the coding sequence ATGAAAGTTTTTGAATATTTTGAGCAAATTTGCAAAATACCGCATTGTAGTTTTGAAACTGATGAGCTTAGAGAGTATTTGGTGTGGTTTGCTAAAGAACATAAATTTGAGGTAGCCACCGATGAGTTTGGCAATATTCACGCCATAAAAGGTGAGCCAAAAATCTGCTTGCAAGCTCATTATGACATGGTTTGCGTGGGGCTTGCTCCAAATTTAGAGCTTGTAAATGATGGCGAGTTTTTGAGTGCTAAAGGCTCAAGTCTTGGCTCAGATAATGGTATAGGCGTGGCTATCATAATGGAGATGATGAGTAAATTTGATAATCTTGAAGTGCTGATAACAAACAATGAAGAGGTTGGTTTGCTAGGAGCTAATGGCTTTAATGGAACGCTAAAAAGCAAAAATATTTTGAATTTAGATAGCGAAGATGAGAATGGTGTTTTTATCGGATGTGCGAGTGGGGTTAGCATTTTTGCGAGTATAAATTTGAGTAAAAATGAGCAAATTTGCCAAGTTTATGAAGTAGAAGTTAGCGGTCTGCAAGGCGGACATAGTGGCATTGAAATCATAAAAAACATACCAAATGCGATTAAGATTTTGGCTAAATTCCTAGCTCAAAATAGCTGTGAGCTTGTGAGTTTGAGCGGTGGTGAGAGAAACAACTCAATACCAGTAAATGCAAAAGCTGTGGTCGCTGGAGTAAATTTAAGCTCAAATGAAATGGTAAAAGTCAAATCTCTTGGAGAGCAAAAAGTTAAAACTCTGGCAAATTCTAAGCAAATTTTAGCCTTTATCAACGCTTTTTCTCAAGGCGTGAGAAGTTATGATGAGAGCGTGGGCGTGGTGCTTGATAGCATAAATTTATCTATCATTAAGCAAGATAATGACGCGCTAGAAATTGAGTTTTTTGCTAGATCGATGAGTGATGAGGGCAGGGAAGAGCTGAAATTTCAGACCTTGAATTTGGCTAGTTTGGCTGGATTCGGGGTGAGATTTGAGGAAGAAACACAGGCTTGGAAGCCAGTTGTTAGCGAGTTTGCAAAAGATATTTTAGGCGAAATGAAAAAGATAAATAAAGATGCAAAAATGGTCGCAGTCCATGCTGGGCTGGAGTGTGGAGTGCTGATAAATAGGGCTAAAAACAGCTTGCAAGCTTGTTCTATCGGGCCAAATATCTACTCACCTCATAGCATAAATGAAAAATGCGAAATAAAATCTGTAGAAAAAATATCAAAAGTAGTAGAAAATATCTTAAAAAAGTATAGTTAA
- the fliW gene encoding flagellar assembly protein FliW, with the protein MTLTVKSPILGFENIKSVELTSIDDFFVKLEDKDGNTSFPMVNPYALRNYEFEIPTYYQSLMDINENSELKVYTMLVISSPVEESSVNFMAPIVCNMSNMTLSQVVLDPIQYPNYGQAEKIGSFTKK; encoded by the coding sequence ATGACACTAACAGTTAAAAGCCCAATACTTGGTTTTGAAAACATTAAAAGCGTAGAGCTTACTAGCATAGATGATTTTTTTGTTAAATTAGAAGACAAAGACGGAAACACATCTTTCCCTATGGTAAATCCATACGCTTTAAGAAATTATGAATTCGAAATACCTACATATTACCAAAGCCTAATGGATATCAATGAAAACAGCGAGCTAAAAGTCTATACAATGCTAGTAATAAGCAGCCCAGTAGAAGAATCAAGCGTAAATTTCATGGCTCCAATCGTATGCAATATGAGTAATATGACACTTTCTCAAGTCGTATTAGATCCTATTCAATACCCAAATTACGGTCAAGCCGAAAAAATCGGTAGCTTTACCAAAAAATAA
- a CDS encoding ComEC/Rec2 family competence protein → MKIFENTRQIAIFVAVCLCIFSLNLAFEYYKFSKFTSKDYAFLDAKVLQNYQKTKNDKSYFVLKLRADDFEFYTTSKKEIQANYLKIGVITKQVKFKDYIKGVFYMPNFKIENLQKEPNLKDKLQNFITSQHQSPKLKELYSALYLATPISKDLRGDVTSWGIAHIIAISGFHLGIIFGVMFFIIKFAYARLSDRFFPYRNINFEISLFIFVCLGFYLWILDFTPSFLRSYVMGVVGFVLVSFGLKVFKIENLLLCVILSMIFVPNLVFSIGFYFSCLGVFFIFLYIHHFGDKKDLKSPKMMILHGLMLEIFVFSAMNLPVFYFFSPAGLFQLSVIPLGYVFVLFYPLSVFLHIFGIGGIFDELMLKFIQYADTSTQISTPFWLFVAFNLALPLAYKFKLVAVLVGLAGAILFFGGLAT, encoded by the coding sequence ATGAAAATATTTGAAAATACAAGGCAAATTGCGATTTTTGTGGCGGTTTGTCTTTGTATTTTTAGCCTAAATTTGGCTTTTGAGTATTATAAATTTAGTAAATTTACTAGCAAGGATTATGCGTTTTTGGACGCAAAAGTCTTGCAAAACTATCAAAAAACTAAAAACGATAAAAGTTATTTTGTATTAAAGCTTCGTGCAGATGATTTTGAGTTTTATACAACAAGCAAAAAAGAGATCCAAGCAAACTACCTAAAAATCGGCGTTATAACCAAACAGGTTAAATTTAAAGATTATATAAAAGGCGTATTTTATATGCCAAATTTCAAAATAGAGAACTTGCAAAAAGAGCCAAATCTAAAAGACAAACTCCAAAATTTCATCACCTCTCAGCACCAAAGCCCAAAGCTAAAGGAGCTTTACTCAGCGCTTTATCTCGCCACGCCTATTAGCAAGGATTTGAGGGGCGACGTGACAAGCTGGGGCATAGCTCACATCATCGCAATCAGCGGATTTCATCTTGGGATTATATTTGGGGTGATGTTTTTTATCATCAAATTTGCCTACGCAAGGCTTAGCGATAGGTTTTTTCCGTACAGAAATATCAACTTTGAAATCTCGCTTTTTATATTTGTTTGTCTTGGATTTTATCTGTGGATTTTGGATTTTACGCCTAGTTTTTTACGCTCGTATGTGATGGGCGTGGTTGGGTTTGTGCTAGTGAGCTTTGGGCTTAAGGTTTTTAAGATAGAAAATCTACTTTTGTGCGTCATTTTATCTATGATTTTTGTGCCAAATTTAGTGTTTTCAATAGGATTTTATTTTTCTTGTTTGGGTGTATTTTTTATCTTTTTATACATTCATCATTTTGGGGATAAAAAGGATCTCAAAAGCCCTAAAATGATGATTTTGCACGGCTTAATGCTTGAAATATTTGTATTTAGTGCGATGAATTTGCCAGTATTTTACTTCTTTAGTCCAGCTGGTTTGTTTCAGCTTAGCGTCATACCTTTGGGTTATGTTTTTGTGTTGTTTTATCCTTTGAGCGTGTTTTTGCATATTTTTGGAATCGGCGGGATTTTTGATGAGCTTATGCTTAAATTTATCCAATACGCCGATACAAGCACTCAGATTTCAACGCCATTTTGGCTATTTGTGGCTTTCAATCTTGCCTTGCCATTAGCCTATAAATTCAAGCTAGTGGCAGTTTTGGTTGGGCTAGCTGGAGCTATTTTGTTTTTTGGTGGACTCGCCACCTAA
- a CDS encoding ArsS family sensor histidine kinase, producing the protein MKFSSIFYTITFIFVIATTSIFLAFLWLMDYDKQNYSRELNTKYSVVARATLLHLNELISDEEYENQTKDLDMSKLSNKAKIDEILKNALVLEEISAEIGSSAILLYKKQNYLKISHNDTTLLLKDNDYQPYRYDIIKVIFGLVFFILLVTYVFIIKKIKPLRKLKRQIDKFATGDLNIQNISTGNDEISEVADAFYNAVTQIKNLNHSRQLFLRNIMHELKTPITKGRITAEMIEKNKNQERLIGVFERLESLINEFAAVERATSGLLIETAKPCNIIDIIDEAIDLAMVEKEYVSVHIISDISINADFKLISIAFKNMIDNGLKYSNDKHITISVNENSIKFITQGQKLENDLAYYIEPFTQGSNAKKSFGLGLYIVDNILKSHGLNLEYEYKNGLNIFKFCGLGGESTKKQNSSS; encoded by the coding sequence ATGAAATTTTCATCTATATTTTACACTATAACCTTTATTTTTGTCATCGCAACGACTAGTATATTTCTAGCTTTTTTGTGGCTTATGGACTATGACAAACAAAACTATTCAAGAGAGCTAAACACAAAATACTCAGTCGTAGCAAGAGCGACCTTGCTTCACTTAAATGAGCTTATAAGCGATGAAGAGTACGAGAATCAGACAAAAGATCTTGATATGTCAAAGCTTAGCAATAAAGCAAAAATAGATGAAATCCTAAAAAACGCCCTTGTGCTAGAAGAGATTTCAGCAGAGATTGGATCTAGTGCGATTTTGCTCTACAAAAAGCAAAATTATCTAAAAATTTCGCACAATGACACGACTTTGCTCCTTAAAGACAATGACTATCAGCCATACAGATACGATATAATCAAAGTAATATTTGGGCTTGTATTTTTCATACTTCTTGTAACTTATGTCTTTATCATCAAAAAGATAAAACCACTAAGAAAGCTAAAAAGACAGATTGATAAATTCGCTACTGGCGATCTAAATATACAAAATATCTCCACTGGAAACGATGAGATTTCAGAGGTCGCAGACGCCTTTTACAACGCAGTGACGCAGATCAAAAACCTAAACCACTCACGCCAACTTTTCTTGCGAAATATCATGCACGAGCTAAAAACCCCAATCACAAAAGGTAGAATCACTGCCGAGATGATAGAAAAAAACAAAAATCAAGAGAGATTAATCGGTGTTTTTGAAAGACTTGAGAGCCTTATCAATGAATTTGCCGCAGTCGAAAGAGCGACTTCAGGCCTACTTATAGAAACAGCCAAACCATGCAACATAATAGACATAATTGATGAAGCAATAGATCTAGCAATGGTAGAAAAAGAGTACGTAAGCGTGCATATAATTAGCGATATTAGCATAAACGCAGACTTCAAGCTCATCTCAATCGCATTTAAAAATATGATAGATAATGGCTTAAAATATTCAAACGACAAGCATATCACAATCTCAGTAAATGAAAATAGTATCAAATTTATCACTCAAGGTCAAAAACTAGAAAACGACCTTGCATACTACATCGAGCCTTTCACCCAAGGCAGCAACGCCAAAAAAAGCTTTGGTCTTGGGCTATACATCGTCGATAATATTCTAAAAAGTCACGGTTTAAATTTGGAATACGAGTATAAAAACGGCTTAAATATATTTAAATTTTGTGGCTTAGGTGGCGAGTCCACCAAAAAACAAAATAGCTCCAGCTAG